The DNA window aaaaaaaaaaaaaaaaaaaaaaaaaaaaaaaaaaaaaaaaaaaaaaaaaaaaaaaaaaaaaaaaaaaaaaaaaaaaaaaaaaaaaagaaagaaaagaaaagaggataTTATGGATATAACATATCTCAACTGcttccaaaacaaaatcaagcaTTTAGGCATTAACAATCTTTCTAAGATTTGAATGTATATTAAAGTGTGGAACGTTTATATTTGAACCAAATatgtaaaatttataatagtaataatttaCCTCAGGAGACATGAAAGCTCGATCAGGATCATCCACAATGGGAGAAAGGGTTCCATCGTAATCCAAGAACACCACAATCTTCTTCCTCGGTAGCTCTTTCATTATGCTCTCAAACGATTCCAAACCACTGGGATATTGTTTCTAAGACACAGTAATCAACATTTAATAACccagaaatataaaagaaaaagaaaatttaaaatttaatttcgtaCCAGCCATGAAGTGTAATTGTGAAAATCGGAACCTTGTACGGAGTTCCGGTGACCGGAAAGCAGGCCGGAGAGTCCCATTATCGATCTCCAGAGCACTGTGCGGCGGAGGGCGGGAAGACCGAAAGTGAAGGGAAGGAAAATTAGGAGCAGGGATTTTCCTTTCAGCAAAACATGgctaaaaagaagagagaagttCATGGTTGcttctgtgttttttttaaaaagaaaaaaaactgagGCAATTTGGAGAAGGTGGAGGGCTCTTTGTTTGTTCGGTGGGGGTATTTAAAGGggaaatttcataaagttcCCTTTTATCTATTCGGCCACGTTTCGAGCTGATGTGgctattttagtaatttactTTCATTTCTAGTCAAACCTAGGTctgattttattgtttattaatGCCTTTCTTCACAAAATGGTCCTCCTCTAAAGGGAGACATTCTGgtactattttttattttttattttttttaatttacaaagtacataatatatttataaaaaaaaatatgaatttgtttCTAATACAGACAAacactttaatttaaaatgaaaactatgttataaattattgaattaaaaaatatattaaataaatgaattactATGTATAAAATAGgttaaagttaaa is part of the Cucurbita pepo subsp. pepo cultivar mu-cu-16 unplaced genomic scaffold, ASM280686v2 Cp4.1_scaffold002667, whole genome shotgun sequence genome and encodes:
- the LOC111786750 gene encoding probable trehalose-phosphate phosphatase J, whose translation is MNFSLLFSHVLLKGKSLLLIFLPFTFGLPALRRTVLWRSIMGLSGLLSGHRNSVQGSDFHNYTSWLKQYPSGLESFESIMKELPRKKIVVFLDYDGTLSPIVDDPDRAFMSPE